One genomic segment of Pongo pygmaeus isolate AG05252 chromosome 19, NHGRI_mPonPyg2-v2.0_pri, whole genome shotgun sequence includes these proteins:
- the CLEC10A gene encoding C-type lectin domain family 10 member A, with protein MTRTYENFQCLENEEKVQGFKNGPPPLQSLLQHLRSGPCLLLLSLGLGLLLLVIICVVGFQNSKFQRDLVTLRTDFSNFTSNTVAEIQALTSQGSSLEETIASLKAEVEGLKQERQAVHSEMLLRVQQLVQDLNKLTCQVATLNNNASTEGTCCPVSWVEHQDSCYWFSRSGMSWAEAEKYCQLKNAHLVVINSREEQNFVQEHLGSTYTWMGLSDPEGAWKWVDGTDYATGFQNWKPGQPDDWQGHGLGGGEDCAHFHPDGMWNDDVCQKPYHWVCEAGLGQTSQKSH; from the exons ATGACAAGGACGTATGAAAACTTTCAGTGCTTGGAGAATGAGGAGAAAGTCCAGGGGTTTAAAAATG GACCGCCTCCTCTCCAGTCCCTCCTGCAGCATCTCCGCTCTGGGCCCTGCCTTCTCCTGCTGTCCCTgggcctcggcctcctgctgCTGGTCATCATCTGTGTGGTTGGATTCCAAA ATTCCAAATTTCAGAGGGACCTGGTGACCCTGAGAACAGATTTTAGCAACTTCACCTCAAACACTGTGGCTGAGATCCAGGCACTGACTTCCCAGG GCAGCAGCTTGGAAGAAACGATAGCGTCTCTGAAAGCTGAGGTGGAGGGTCTCAAGCAGGAACGGCAGGCAG TTCATTCTGAAATGCTCCTGCGAGTCCAGCAGCTGGTGCAAGACCTGAATAAACTGACCTGCCAGGTGGCCACTCTCAACAACAATG cctccactGAAGGGACCTGCTGCCCCGTCAGCTGGGTGGAGCACCAAGACAGCTGCTACTGGTTCTCTCGCTCTGGGATgtcctgggctgaggctgagaagtACTGCCAGCTGAAGAACGCCCACCTGGTGGTCATCAACTCCAGGGAGGAGCAG AATTTTGTCCAGGAACATCTAGGCTCCACATACACCTGGATGGGCCTCAGTGACCCTGAAGGAGCCTGGAAGTGGGTGGATGGAACAGACTATGCGACCGGCTTCCA GAATTGGAAGCCAGGCCAGCCAGACGACTGGCAGGGGCACGGGCTGGGTGGAGGCGAGGACTGTGCTCACTTCCACCCAGATGGCATGTGGAATGACGACGTCTGTCAGAAGCCCTACCATTGGGTCTGTGAGGCTGGCCTGGGTCAGACCAGCCAGAAGAGTCACTGA